The sequence TAGCTTTTTTGCCGGTTTTTTTGCTGGCTTCAAGCGCCAATGGGAGCACCTCGGGTTCGAATACGTAAAACTCATATTCGTCGGCAACAGCCATCTCGATGTCGGCCGGGTCTATCCACCCCATCACCATCACATCGGCGTGGTTCTCGAGAGCGTTGCGCACCTGAACGGCTTCATCAAGACTAAAAACAGAAAAGTGATCGATGCCGCAACCTTCGGCAACAGGCACAAACTGACTGATGCCATGCCCGTAAGCGTTGGCCTTTACCACCGATGAAATGCGCACATCTTCGCCATAAAAATTACGCAGAAAGGAAAAATTATTTTCCAATGCCGATTTACTAAGTTCTATTACGGAAGGATAATGCATGGTTGGTTTTGATTTTTGGTTTTATTAAACATCATCGCGCGAAGGCTTGCCATCTCTATAAAAACGCATTTCGAGATAGGGATTTACAAACCCCATCTTTTTATAAAGAAAATTAGCCGGATTGTCCTTCTCCACGTGCAAGGCCACGTCGCCTTTTGCCAGTTGCATGCTTCGCTCCATAATTTTGCGTCCGATGCCCTGGCCGCGATAGGCCGAATTTACAGCAATGTACACCAAAATGTTTTCAGGGATGTAGCCCGACATGCCGGTTTTGTTCATCACCAAAGCACCCACAATTTTATCGTTGTGGAGCACCTCTACGATAAAACCGCCAGCCAGAGGGTTTGGATTCATTGCATAATCGATGCATCGTGCGATGTCTACTTTTTTGTCGCCATACTCGTCGAGGTGTTCGTAAAGAAAATCAACCAAATCTTGCTTCTCTTTGGTGGTAACATGATTTACCTGATTGAATACTTTTTCGGTCGTTTTCATGATTTTGTTGTTTTTAAAATTTTATTAATAAAATGTTTAGTTTCCAGCTTAATCATGTTTGATTAAAAGCCTGATCAACCAAAGCCATCGGAAGAATGTAAGCACTAAGAAAGTTTGGATGAATTGTTTCGCTGTTGGCGAAAAGAATTAAAAATATCGGGTTGATGAGCTGAGATGTGATCAAATAGAACCTACTTTTTTGTTTTTTAGATGGCCAAACTAATGCAAAAATTCGGAAAAGGGTCAAATTTTTCATTTTTTTATAACTTAAAATACAAAGCCGGAGGATTATCTTTAAAACAGAATTGCTTTAAGCGCTTGAATTAAAACCTCCTACTGTTGAACAAAGCTGTCTTGTTTAAGTTTATTGGTCACAAATTAATCAACAATAAAAAATGAAATTATGACAATGAAAAACATGTTTTTCACATTAATGCTTGCAGCGGGAATTCTTGCTTCATGCACATCAGGCGGACAGAAAACCGAAAGTAGCGATGCAAAGGAAGTAAAAGAAGCAGGCTATGATAAAGCTTATGCCGTGGATGCTACGCAAAGCACATTAGAATGGCAGGGCTACAAACCCACCGGAACGCACCATGGAACTGTAAATATTACGGATGGAATACTCACGGTAGAAAATGGCAACCTCACCGGCGGTCGCTTCGTAATCGACCTCAAATCTATCACTGTGATTGATCTTACCGATGCAAAAGATAACGCAAAGCTTACCGGCCACCTCAATTCAAGCGATTTTTTTGATACTGAAAAATATCCTGTGGCTACTTTTGTTATTACCGACGTCAACGAATTCGATAACACCATGATGAACGGCAAAAAAGAAATCGGCGACATTGTCCCCAGCCATACCATCACCGGCAACCTCACCATGAAAGATACCACCCGCAGCATCACTTTCAATGCACACATTGCGCTGGTAGATGATATGATT comes from Bacteroidales bacterium and encodes:
- a CDS encoding GNAT family N-acetyltransferase, whose translation is MKTTEKVFNQVNHVTTKEKQDLVDFLYEHLDEYGDKKVDIARCIDYAMNPNPLAGGFIVEVLHNDKIVGALVMNKTGMSGYIPENILVYIAVNSAYRGQGIGRKIMERSMQLAKGDVALHVEKDNPANFLYKKMGFVNPYLEMRFYRDGKPSRDDV
- a CDS encoding YceI family protein; this translates as MTMKNMFFTLMLAAGILASCTSGGQKTESSDAKEVKEAGYDKAYAVDATQSTLEWQGYKPTGTHHGTVNITDGILTVENGNLTGGRFVIDLKSITVIDLTDAKDNAKLTGHLNSSDFFDTEKYPVATFVITDVNEFDNTMMNGKKEIGDIVPSHTITGNLTMKDTTRSITFNAHIALVDDMITAETNQFFLDRVRWNVQYGSKTLFNNLKDNFINDEMGIAIKLTARAEDYAMAGE